In Oncorhynchus gorbuscha isolate QuinsamMale2020 ecotype Even-year linkage group LG08, OgorEven_v1.0, whole genome shotgun sequence, one genomic interval encodes:
- the LOC124041502 gene encoding eukaryotic translation initiation factor 3 subunit L has product MSYPTDETEEYDPYSYTNDDYLHTGDPKADLAYERQYEQQTYHVIPEVIKNFLQYFHKTISDLIDQKVYELQANRVSSESIEQKIYEIQDVYENSWNKLTDRFFKTSPWPEAEAIASLVGNDAVFLILYKELYYRHIYAKVSGGPTLDQRFESYYNYCNLFNYILNADGPAPLELPNQWLWDIIDEFIYQFQSFSQYRCKTAKKSEEEIEFLRNNPKIWNVHSVLNVLHSLVDKSNINRQLEVYTSGGDPESVAGEYGRHSLYKMLGYFSLVGLLRLHSLLGDYYQAIKVLENIELNKKSMYSRVPECQITTYYYVGFAYLMMRRYQDAIRVFANILLYIQRTRNMFQRSTYKYEMINKQNEQMHGLLAIALTMYPMRIDESIHTQLREKYGDKMLRMQKGDLQVFEELFSFACPKFLSPVVPNYDNVHPNYHKEPFQQQLKVFAEEVQQQAQLSTIRSFLKLYTTMPVAKLAGFLDMTEQEFRIQLLVFKHKMKNLVWTSGISALDGEFQSASEVDFYIDKDMIHIADTKVARRYGDFFIRQIHKFEELNRTLKKMAMSGASTTATTTTRAT; this is encoded by the exons ATGTCGTACCCAACCGATGAAACCGAAGAA tATGACCCTTATTCCTACACAAATGACGATTATCTCCATACTG GTGACCCTAAAGCCGACCTGGCCTACGAGCGCCAGTATGAGCAGCAGACCTACCATGTCATCCCCGAGGTGATCAAAAACTTCCTTCAGTACTTCCATAAGACTATCTCGGACCTCATCGACCAGAAGGTGTACGAGCTGCAGGCCAACCGTGTGTCGAGCGAGAGCATCGAGCAGAAGATTTATGAAATCCAAGATGTCTACGAGAACAG CTGGAACAAACTGACTGACCGCTTCTTCAAGACGTCTCCTTGGCCAGAGGCTGAGGCCATCGCTTCCCTTGTCGGAAacg ATGCTGTGTTCCTGATCCTGTATAAGGAGTTGTACTACAGACACATCTACGCCAAAGTCAGC GGAGGACCCACTCTCGACCAAAGATTTGAGTCTTACTACAATTACTGCAACCTCTTCAACTACATTCTAA ATGCAGATGGACCTGCCCCCCTGGAGCTGCCCAACCAGTGGCTCTGGGACATTATTGATGAGTTCATTTATCAG ttccagtcattcagccagtaTCGCTGCAAGACAGCCAAGAAGTCTGAGGAGGAGATTGAGTTCCTTAGGAACAACCCCAAGATCTGGAACGTCCATAGTGTTTTGAACGTACTCCACTCGCTGGTGGACAAAAGCAACATCAACCGCCAGCTGGAGGTCTATACCAGTGGAG GTGATCCAGAGAGTGTGGCTGGGGAGTATGGCCGTCACTCCCTGTATAAGATGCTGGGATACTTCAGCCTGGTAGGGCTGCTGAGGCTGCACTCTCTGTTGGGGGACTACTACCAGGCCATCAAAGTCCTGGAGAACATCGAGCTCAACAAGAAG AGTATGTACTCTCGTGTGCCCGAGTGCCAGATCACCACCTACTACTACGTGGGCTTTGCCTACCTGATGATGAGGAGGTACCAGGACGCCATCCGTGTGTTCGCAAACATTCTCCTCTACATCCAGAGGACCAGGAACATGTTCCAGAGGTCCACCTACAAATATGAGATG ATCAACAAGCAGAACGAGCAGATGCACGGGCTGCTGGCCATCGCCCTGACCATGTACCCCATGCGCATCGACGAGAGCATCCACACCCAGCTCAGGGAGAAGTACGGAGACAAGATGCTTCGCATGCAGAAggg AGACCTGCAGGTGTTTGAGGAGCTCTTCAGCTTCGCCTGTCCCAAGTTCCTGTCCCCGGTGGTGCCCAACTACGACAACGTGCATCCTAACTACCACAAGGAGCCCTTCCAGCAGCAGCTCAAGGTGTTTGCCGAGGAGGTGCAGCAACAGGCCCAGCTCTCCACCATCCGCAG tTTCCTGAAGCTCTACACCACCATGCCCGTGGCCAAGCTGGCAGGCTTCCTGGACATGACAGAGCAGGAATTCCGCATCCAGCTGCTGGTCTTCAAACACAAGATGAAGAACCTGGTATGGACCAGTGGCATCTCTGCCTTGGACGGAGAGTTTCAGTCCGCCTCGGAGGTCGACTTCTACATCGACAAG GACATGATCCACATCGCAGACACCAAGGTGGCCCGCCGCTATGGAGACTTCTTCATCAGACAGATCCACAAGTTTGAGGAG TTGAACAGAACGCTGAAGAAGATGGCTATGAGTGGAGCCAGCACCACTGCCACCACAACCACCCGGGCCACATGA